A stretch of the Butyricicoccus intestinisimiae genome encodes the following:
- a CDS encoding DNA-deoxyinosine glycosylase — MYVTHSFGAWFDDQSRVLILGTMPSPKSREAGFYYAHPQNRFWRVLPMLYGESPLVGDIPKQKEFLTRHHIALWDVLDSCEIEGASDASIRNPVPNRMREILDRAPIEAIFCTGQKAGTLFKRYCQKDCAIQARVLPSTSPANCAVKLEQLLERYAVIRQITDRRKQTEL, encoded by the coding sequence ATGTATGTAACGCATTCATTTGGGGCGTGGTTTGATGACCAGTCGCGTGTGCTGATTTTGGGAACCATGCCGTCACCCAAGTCGCGCGAGGCAGGGTTTTACTATGCGCATCCGCAAAACCGGTTTTGGCGCGTGCTGCCGATGCTGTACGGGGAATCGCCGCTTGTTGGGGACATTCCCAAGCAAAAAGAATTTCTCACGCGGCATCACATTGCGCTGTGGGATGTGCTGGACAGCTGTGAGATCGAAGGCGCATCCGATGCGTCCATTCGAAATCCGGTTCCCAATCGCATGCGCGAGATTCTCGACCGCGCACCGATTGAAGCAATTTTCTGCACGGGACAAAAGGCGGGAACGCTGTTTAAGCGCTATTGTCAAAAGGACTGTGCGATACAGGCGCGCGTACTGCCGTCCACATCACCGGCAAATTGCGCCGTCAAGCTGGAGCAGCTATTGGAGCGCTACGCCGTTATTCGACAAATCACAGACAGGAGAAAACAAACAGAACTATGA
- a CDS encoding lysophospholipid acyltransferase family protein yields MIHTILWAIYFILYLIIVSPMRAYYAHQIKKGNREKVQAGVDRMVHNWAHRLLWMAGAKVIVDGKENIPQGTAVFVSNHQSDFDIPVVLACVGQPRALMAKVSLAKIPGLRSWMDLLQCVYVDREDEKQAVRALMDATRLVKSGVSMTIFPEGTRSKGGPVKEFKGGAFRAATSAKVPVVPVTIDGSFHLLEERYRIHSGTVHVTIHKPIETAGMSRQEVRELPERVREEILSVMDDAYRGA; encoded by the coding sequence ATGATTCATACAATTCTTTGGGCGATTTATTTTATTTTGTATCTGATTATTGTCTCCCCGATGCGTGCGTATTATGCCCATCAGATAAAAAAAGGCAATCGGGAAAAGGTACAGGCGGGTGTTGACCGCATGGTACACAACTGGGCGCACCGTCTGCTGTGGATGGCAGGTGCCAAAGTCATTGTAGACGGAAAAGAAAACATCCCGCAGGGAACGGCGGTATTTGTGTCCAATCACCAGAGCGATTTTGACATTCCGGTGGTTTTGGCGTGTGTCGGTCAGCCGCGCGCGCTGATGGCGAAGGTTTCGCTGGCAAAAATTCCGGGTCTGCGTTCCTGGATGGATTTGTTACAGTGTGTCTATGTCGACCGTGAGGACGAAAAGCAGGCAGTGCGCGCCCTGATGGATGCGACGCGCTTGGTCAAGAGCGGCGTTTCGATGACGATTTTTCCGGAGGGCACGCGCAGCAAGGGCGGACCGGTCAAGGAATTTAAGGGCGGTGCGTTCCGCGCGGCAACCAGTGCAAAGGTACCTGTCGTACCGGTGACGATTGACGGCTCATTCCATCTGCTCGAGGAACGCTATCGCATTCATTCCGGCACGGTACACGTCACGATTCACAAGCCGATAGAAACCGCAGGCATGAGCCGGCAGGAGGTGCGTGAGCTGCCGGAGCGCGTGCGCGAGGAAATTTTATCTGTGATGGATGACGCATACCGCGGAGCATAA